A stretch of the Pongo pygmaeus isolate AG05252 chromosome 16, NHGRI_mPonPyg2-v2.0_pri, whole genome shotgun sequence genome encodes the following:
- the HIGD2B gene encoding LOW QUALITY PROTEIN: putative HIG1 domain family member 2B (The sequence of the model RefSeq protein was modified relative to this genomic sequence to represent the inferred CDS: inserted 1 base in 1 codon) gives MATPGFVTPEAPFESLKPPIFEGFSATVYSNPEGFKENFLRKTCKNPVVPIGCLCTAAVLTSSLYCFHQGNSQCSQLMMHTRXAAQAFTIAAIMLGLAATSIKSPP, from the exons ATGGCGACTCCCGGCTTTGTGACTCCGGAGGCCCCCTTTGAATCATTGAAGCCTCCCATCTTTGAGGGGTTTAGCGCCACTGTTTACAGCAATCCAGAGGGTTTCAAGGAAAACTTCCTTCGCAAGACCTGCAAGAACCCGGTGGTACCCATAGGTTGCCTGTGCACGGCAGCCGTCCTCACCAGCAGCCTCTACTGCTTCCACCAGGGCAACAGCCAGTGTTCACAGCTCATGATGCACACCC ACGCCGCCCAGGCCTTCACCATCGCAGCCATCATGCTGGGTCTAGCTGCCACCTCTATAAAGTCTCCACCCTGA